A segment of the Halosolutus amylolyticus genome:
CGCTACACCTCGCCCGTATGTGGCCGTGGGAACACGCGATCGTTGGCTATGTCGTCTATTCGCTCTTCGTCCGGGTCGTCTATCGTGACTCGCCGGGCGGACTCGAGGCGTTCGCCGTCGTCTTCGCCTCGGTCCTGCCGGACGTCATCGACAAACCCCTCGCGTGGGAGTTCGGCGTTTTCGAAACGGGCTACGCGATCGGGCACTCGATCTTCTTCGCGGTGCCGCTGGCTATTTTCGCGGGACTGGCCGCCCGGGCGACGGGCCGCCAGCGAGCCGGCGTCGCGTTCGGACTGGGCTATCTGTTACACCTTCCGGGGGACGTGTTCTACAGCTACATTGGTAGTGGCCTCGTCCGACTCGAGATACTGCTCTGGCCCG
Coding sequences within it:
- a CDS encoding metal-dependent hydrolase: MWPWEHAIVGYVVYSLFVRVVYRDSPGGLEAFAVVFASVLPDVIDKPLAWEFGVFETGYAIGHSIFFAVPLAIFAGLAARATGRQRAGVAFGLGYLLHLPGDVFYSYIGSGLVRLEILLWPVESVDSPGQQRRTGFAETFLRLFDDYQGSILAGDLSPYLRLQLGLAGIAFLLWLADGAPVLRELLLGGKRFACAIHRRMVGPPADSPRRR